ACAACCTGATGTCCACCACCAACGTCCGGAAGATGATGAACTGCGGAGGTGAGAGTTGGAGGACGATTAGGAGACGATGTACGACGAGAGCAGACAACAGAAGAACATCTCAGATTTGTCATCAACTAAACATCTGAATATTTTTTGGATGCTAttcatttagaattttttttttacttttgcaaCTATATTATATGATTTGTTAAAGAATCAGTTCAAAGAAAAACTAGATATTTGGATGCAATATATTCACATTCTGTTTATAATTCATAATGAATGAAAGTAAAACAGAACTTATAGAAAGACGTGTTGCATTGCTGCTATTTTCCACTTTCATACAACTGTCGTTTCATATCTCAAGTGCAGCAGCTGCTACAACTGGATTCATATGAATATTTTTTGCACAACGTAAAGGTTCAGtataattacaatgtatttaCACGGATGGgctaaatggtctgtatttatataatgatcTTTCTAGTTTAACTGACCACTCAAtttgctttacagtacaagtcgcATTAACACAACAATCATTGACAGACTATAAAGCTGTAAATGGATTTTGTTACatttcaaaatgtgtgtgtgtgtgtgtgtgtggctgtgtttcaGGTTTTGGGATGGAGGCGACCCTCCTGCTGGTGGTGGGATTCTCTCACACTAAAGGTGTTGCCATTTCTTTCCTGGTCCTCGCGGTGGGCTTCAGTGGATTTGCAATCTCAGGTTAGAGAGTTTAATCAGATCTCATCAGCCGTGTCACCTTTCATGTCTGAGTTAGTTCAGTCAAATCAACAGTTTTTGGTTGTTGCTCCTGTTTTAGAGTATCAGTTTGGCATTCGGCAAAACCTTGAGAAATAAAGGACGTGcttgttttggtgtttttttcctctcaggGTTTAATGTCAATCACCTGGACATCGCCCCTCGATACGCCAGCATACTGATGGGCATCTCAAACGGGGTGGGAACATTATCAGGAATGGTTTGTCCTCTCATAGTCGGAGCCATGACCAAACACAaggtacaaacattcactgaGATGAACCTAACCATTTGAAGTTGTATTCATGTTATTTTAATGAGATTGAGAGAAGATTAGATCAATCctgttctttgactttctttCAGACACGTGACGAGTGGAAGTATGTCTTCCTTATAGCTGCCCTCGTTCATTATGGAGGAGTGATTTTCTATGGTATGTCTCCACTTATAAATACAGTGTCATGTGAGGCAAATGTAGAAGACCCCAGAATaaacaatgatttatttttttaataggaATCTTTGCGTCCGGAGAGAAGCAGCCATGGGCGGACATAGAAGACACCAGCGAAGAGAAGTGTGGCATCATCGACGAGGATGAACTGGCCAATGAGACAGAGGAGCTCTACCGTGGAGGCGGGCAGTACGGGGCCATGAGCAAGCCCGTGGTGGGTTCTAACGGGGGcgggggcggaggaggaggaggaggaggtggaggagccggTGCCGGAGCAGGAGCCGGGTGGGTGTCGGACTGGGATAAGTCTGAGGAGTATGTTCAACCACCTGGATACAACTCTTACATGCAcggcggagaggaggagagggagcagacACCGAAGAGCATCTTGAGGcaacaaataatcaataaataaatcaatcaaatcaagataaaggaaagaggaagattCTAAGAGTCACTGCAACACTGAATGGACCtaatgtgtgcttgtgtacagTATTTACTGCTGCACATATTAAGAGTATGCATTCAATTAATTCCATTGTGCGTGTgtccgtgtgtatgtgtgtgtgtgtatgtgtgtgtaagcattGCATGAAGGTTTTAGTTGTTAAtgttcacaaacacatccaGTATTCATCTGCAATAAATCTCCCAGACTTCCTTCCTGCTCTTGGGCTCTTGATGATTGGTCAGGAGCATTGTTTCCACAACATTGCTGAggagattctgtgtgtgtgtgtgtgtgtgtgtgtgtgtgtgtgtgtgtgtgtgtgtgtgtgtgtgttggtgggctTTTTGCGTATACAGCAAGTCTCTCAAGCCACTGGAGTTGTGTGGCATTTAAATTTGTATGTGTAAGCCACCATCCTGCTGGTTAAGCACCTTTGGGGCCTTGGTTTTTAAAACGTAATTTTCTTCAGCTGACATCAACgtcaatttaaatttaaaaaacagctaATTCTCTCTTTAACTCAGTCTATATTATTGTCGAGGTTCTCAGATATTATAGAAATGATAAAACAGGCTGCcctaaatgtgtatgtgtgtgtgtgtttgtgtgtgcaaggGCGCGCGCACGAAGATGCAATGTGGTGTATCGCTGAATCTCACCTGGGCCTGACCTAACTAGGTCACGTCCAGCCAGGCCTGTGGGTCACAAAGCACACGTTACGACTCAATCATCTGACTCTTGTGACTTTTccatttagtgtgtgtgtgtgtgtgtgtgtgtgtgtgtgtgtgtgtgtgtgttgtttgtgtgtgtgtgtgtgtgtgtgggtgtgtgagtagGTGTGTGGGATCTTTGGAGAGTTGGCCCAGGATGACAAGTAGAGAGTGATAGTTCCAGCACTTTTGCAGTGTGAGGAGCAATCGTTATAATATTCCCGGGCATCACAGCTCGTGCTGCCTCTGCGGCTGACTCTCTCTCCGTTTACGTCCCTGtgttttctccttctcatcCTTTCATCCGTCTGTACCGTGTCTCTAAATGTCATGTTTGAGTTGGtgggtcagagtgtgtgtgtgtgtgtgtgtgttgtgttgggtGCAGGTGCTGAAACATTGTGCGGTGAGCATGTTTTAATGGGCACAGCAGCGCTTTACGccatcatccctctcttccttttaCTCACTAACACATGTAGGTTGCAGATTTCATGCCAGCACTGTCAAGTTGTCCGTGTGCCATGTGCGGAGGGAGTGGTGGCACAATATGTGTCGGTGGCAGTGAAGAGCATGGACACAGGGTGGTCTCAGCAAATATTCTTCATTATACATCATCAGAGGGTGGGGTTTAAGGTTCGCTGACAATCACGGCCAATCACATTAGCTCCTCTCATGCCCTCAATTTAAAAGTGGTATCCTTAATGCAGCAGAGGtgaagaggtcagaggtgcagcaaCATCCAGGAGGGAAACCAGACTGTGCAACAGCTTTTTGCATCTGCATCTCGACTGAGCTAAAGCCGATCCTCTACCAATTCCCAGCTGCCCCTTTAGATGCAGTTAAGCTGCACaagatttcacacactcatagatatctaGTCCCGTATATATGCTTGATTCTTTTCATCACAATCATGAATTATCCCTgggaaaattgtgaaaaacacaatgttaaagaaggtgaaagaaattcctggatccgtatccagaagaaatatttaaaatctaaattctAAAGGTTCCTCactgacccatactgcatccttccaccaagtttcgtgttaatccatccagtagttttttgcGTAATCGTGCTTGCAGGGGTGAAACCTCCCTGGCAGAGGCAACAACAtgtgcatgcacacagacacacaaacaagttaTGCTTTCTTCTTGTTCTCACAGGTCATGTCCTGACACTTagtattttacttttaagattaaaaacatatttgcaGGCAGCTCTTTCTCAGACCGGGAATGCATTTCTGTTTAACTTGAGGTTTGTGATACGAGTGGAGTGAAGAGTGAAAGTGGAAGAGTGGAATGTTAAAATATCCAGAATCATCTGAATCAAATGAGGGTTTAACAGGAAATGTGTCAATAAATTACCTTGAAATGTGACGAAGGAAAATCACCATTGAGTTTTGAGTGACACGTCTCAAAGACATGAATGATTATTCCTTTTTAATTGTCGTATCAATGTATTTCTGATCAAGTTTCTTCTGTGTCTCAGTTTTTGGCTGTTCCAATGTAGTCCTCCCTCCTACCTGATGAAATGTGTGGTTACCTGGTGGGAATCtgtgtaacaaaaaaaaaagttctaaaAAGGAAATGATTAAATTTAAACGTGCAAAAATATGCAAAATAGTCTCTGTATAAAAGATGTACATGTGCGATATCCTTgtgtataataaaaatgtaactaATTTAAGGTGATGCCACTATTTCAGCACAATCGTTAAATTATTGATTCtatcctttttattttacacggtgagcacaatgtcagctctctgtcgctctctctcctcctctctcgggACAGATGGATGCAGGATTATCTCGGTGATTTTAGGCAAAGATTAGATGGGAGAGCAGATGCACTCGGTgggagagggagcgagaaaCATGGACGTCACAGACAAGGGAAGTGAGGATGATGGACCAGAGGGTGGggcatgatgtgtgtgtgtgtgtgtgtgtgtgtgtgcgtgtgtgtgtgtgtgtgtgtgtgtgtgtgtgtgtgtgtgtgtgtgcgtgcgtgtgcgtgtgtgtgtgtgagcatgaagACATGCCATTCAATCACTTTTCTTTAAGTCTTTAATTTTGATCATTTGTTCTGAGGATTAATTCCCtcatttgttaatttatttaggATCTTTTTAGTTTCGTTTTAGTTGTGAATCACCTTATTCATCCCATGATTTGTGTTGACATATTTCCATGTCATCTTGATGGGATCTGTagtaaaaagtgttttcatcaaGGTCAACAATAAACATGTGTTGGCCTCAACAGCGGTGAACTGCTAACTTATTGTCCCTTCTGTCTTCTTGTTAATGTTAGTATATTATATCGTTTCTATTATTGTTATATCATATTCGACTATTCGACTATTCTACTGATACTGCTACTAGTACCACTGTACTACAGTgtgaccactagagggcagtaaACACACAAGTGACACCTGGAATTCACTCACAATTCACTAAAGTCAAGGAAGACGGACATAAAACCACACTTCACTTCCGGTAGAAGCTTTCAAAATAATATAACTCGAACTGATATCTTATTACAGTGTTAATGAAGGAAACATATTCACAAGGACAACATTAAGTGTTTAGCGAGGAGCATTACATACGGAACGGATTATAATGCATATTTAATTAGTGTGAGAATCAATGCCAAAAAATGCTTTGAAATTACTTCTTATTGTTTGctcttttattcttttcctTGAATTTCccattttcaacttatatagaaccttgtcaatgtgtttgtatgtatgtgaagTTCATAATTTCttatcatttattattaacatCATTATTGCTTTATTATGATCCTGTTATCATTAAACATTAGAATAACTATGACAGCTATACAAATTACAATAACTAtgaaaataattcatattttttttctgtgaagtgAAGTTTGGAGGAAGCGAGGTTGTCTGAGAGGCCACGCCCGTTTGCAGCAGCTCTTATTTGTGATTGGACGCAGCTGCTAGATATGGGCGGGCTCACTGAAAATCAGAACTGAATTATGATTGGGCTTTCGCGACGTCTGTCTGCTTCCGGGCGTGTGATTGGCTGCGTGAACAGGGGATTAACGCGAAGCTACTCTGCCTCGCAATGAATCACAATGGAGACTAAACAGGAGCCAGGGAAGGATTTAAGTCTCTAAACTACTTGTAGCGCAAAGTTACGTTTTGACAAGTAGCGTCGGAAGTCGAACCCGCTCCCGTCTCTGCACGTGGCCGCGACCCGGAGAACAAGTTGCGGGGCCAGTTGGCGAAGTGTTCCCACAAGTGTTCGAAACAAGGAAACCCGTCGCAGGCTAACGTTATGTAGCAAGCTAATCAGATTTATCCAGACAGTGAAGTGTGTGACCGCTCCTCTCAGACCGAGCATCCATCCATCGACCCCCCGCTCGCTGAGGTAAGAACACGGAAACGGCTCACGTCGGGTGGGGAAGGGAAGGGCtccaacatggaggagcagtcgtttaaaaaaaaaaatctggggcCAGTGTCCTCGCCCGTGGCCGCGCAGGAAGGGAGAGGAGCAACTGGTGCGGATGTGTCCACGGTTCCTGGCTAACtggtgtgttcttttttttttcttcttctccccctctACCAGGCATGACCGAGTACaagctggtggtggtgggggctgGAGGTGTGGGGAAGAGCGCTCTCACCATCCAGCTCATCCAGAACCACTTCGTAGACGAGTACGATCCAACCATCGAGGTGAGACACCAACAACCAGCCAGACCGCAGAGGAGCGACATGAGGAAGAACTCTGGAAAATACAGTTTCAGTGTTATTCCTTATCTGGGTGTTGCGTCACTGAAAAGTCAAACCATTGATAATGATCCTATCCAGCAGTGACTTCCAAGTCCCACATACAAAGTTCTATACCATGTAAAACTTAATGAAGATgttacagatgagaaaagaaTAACAACTAAATTAAGTAGAACAGtctaatgtgatttaaaatagTCTGTAAGATCAGAGCTAGACGTTAAAAGtatccaaataataataatgaacattGTCTTTGTAGTATAAGGTTAACAAGTTATTTAACAAAAGGTTGATGGTGAATCCAGACCTCAAGTCCTGAAAAAGCAAACTTACACAAACTACAAAAGCAGCAAGTATAAAATCCATCAGGTATTCCTGGGGAAATctgggaaaatgtaaaaaaaaaacaaagacgctttgcaatattaaagaaaatagaaaCTGATCCAGATCCTCACTGTGATTTAATGTGTTCTTCCCTGGCTCAGTACTatattcagtagttttttgtgtattGCAGCTCAAAGTTAAACAAACTCATGAAAACCCAACTCCTCCACTGCAGAGGTCAAATGTGTATTTAAGAGGGATTTAAAAGTTTCTATCGAGCCTGCCAGAcagctaaatatatatttacatgtatatatacatatataaatgcgTAACACAGTAAATACATGAACAAAATGTGATACTTGgtgtttcaaaaaaaaaaaatcgtaatgTTTCAACAAGTTCATTGCAAAACATTTGATTCAGCAAGGTCTTGTTGCAACACGACGGAGCCGTGTaagtgtaaaaaacaaacagaaaaaggaaTCAACATGATGCAATCCACTAGGTTCATGTTTAGCCCTGCTTGTCCTAATCATGCTCGTGCTGCGTTGCAGGACTCGTACAGAAAACAGGTGGTGATTGACGGAGAGACGTGTCTGCTGGACATCCTGGACACGGCAGGTCAGGAGGAGTACAGCGCCATGAGGGATCAGTACATGAGGACAGGAGAGGGCTTCCTCTGCGTGTTCGCCATCAACAACATCAAGTCCTTCGAGGACGTTCACCTCTACAGGTACAAGATGGCAGGTTCTCAGTCTGTTTCACCTGTTGCACCATGCAGGTTCTGACAGTGAGTGTAGCATGACGAGGCTACTTACTGACATCATTTAAAGGAAGGTGGTGCAACAGGCCCAGATCTGCAACTGTAACCCCACGTTTAGAAATTAAGATGCCTTCAGCCGCTGAAGTACAtgtgtctcctcctcagagAGCAGATCAACCGGGTGAAGGACAGTGACAGCGTCCCCATGGTGCTGGTGGGGAATAAGAGCGACCTGGGAACCCGCAATGTGGAGTCGCGACAGGCGCAGGAGCTGGCACGCAGCTACGGAGTGCCGTTTGTGGAGACCTCTGCCAAAACCAGACAGGTGTGTAGGAAAGACAGTGATACCTATGTTTTAAATTGCATTGAGGCATGTTTGAGCAAGTAAGTCAATTCGATTGAATTTATCAACCTACTTAACAATATAAcatcatttgtgtgttttgcagggTGTGGAGGAAGCGTTCTATTCACTGGTACGGGAGATTAGAAAATACAAGGAGACCAACCGCAGCAACAAGAAGAGCAAGAAGAACACTCAGAAGAGACGTTGTTTGATACTATagcaaaccacagacacacgtacaGCATTCTTCATGGCACttgttttcctcctccctcacacactgCGCCTCCTCTGTCACTTTGGAGGCTTCCATCTCAGCTCAAGTCCAGACAGGGTAGCAGGCAAAATCCATCTTTACAGCCATCCCAGTTTCTACTAACAGCACGCTGCCACGAGTTTTCATCCAATGTGCAGTTTGTTTTGATGACCACACTTCTAGATGCTCTAGTTTTTAgttgaatgttgtttttttgggtTACATTTGTGAAAACTAGATTTTTGAGTCTGTGGTAAAAGGATTTATTTCCCAAGAACCTGTGAGAAGTTGTTTGTATAGGAAATTCTCATTTTCTAATTACATATAATCCGGCCAGTGTTTTCTGCTCCTGTTGACTCCAGGTGGTCACGGGTTCACGGCAGTGCGTCACTGCACTTTGCACAATAACAGGTGATGTTTCTAATGCATCTCACCAGGACTCAACACAATCTGCAGGTGAACTGTTGCATGTTCGTCATGAGAAATGGATCCTGATGACTTGGATGCTTTTTGTTCTTGTGAAAATGCTTTGCTTCCAAGAAAAatgtttgtctcctctctcccttgTGTTTTTTGATAGTTTTGTCATCTGGGGcttgaaacacaacagaaatgtATACAGTTGGGTTCTTTTTTTGTCCCACAAAGTCCATAAGTTAAAGAGAGAACTGTAGCAGGATAGCATGAGTGACAAAAGCTTTAAAGTTGTGTCTCCAAGGCGCACTTTATCCATTCCAcgttttgtttattaaattagACTTTAGGATTAGTGGTGGTGCCAGTTCAACTCAATGAGCGCTGTGTCAAGTCTGTCCCCTGCTTCCATAACTCTTAGTCATTATTCATTTATCATCTGAAGTGCTGGCGTGGTCCAAAGTTGCACAGCATTCCAAAGTCCACTTCGGAAAGCAGTCCCAGTGTTGTTGGTGGTTGTAGTTGTAAGTCACTGTCTCCAAGCTCAGCCTCTGCTTCACCACACTCCACCAGagcatgtagtgtgtgtgtgtgcaactgtCCACGTGGGGACTAGAAACCAGTCAAACCAGTGTTGTAACTCAGCAGCCTCACAGTTACTGTCATGATATCCGATCCCACTGGATGCTGGATCAACACATTCAGTAGCGCAACATTTTTCTATTGCAGCGTTTGTTTTTTGATAATTACCATCGCTcttaaaatgtaatggattTAAATTTTGTAGCATACCAGATTGTCCTGGTTTAGAGAAAACATCTGCATTGAGAAACATCTGCCCACATAGTCTGAAATCAAAGGTAAATGAGAGAACTTCAGCTGAGTGTTTAGAATGATCAGGTATAGAATTTATCCATCATGCTCCAAATGCCCGACTCGTCACTTTGACGTGATGTAAttccactgtaaaaaaaaacatgtaacgTGATTGGATCCGACACTGACAGCTATGTAACATCACTCTGCTGTAATGAACAAGTAAACGTCTGTAGCTCTCACATCTCGTCCTGTTTATCTGAGGTGGATCCTCTTGGTTCAGAGGGGTTTCCTCAGAAGAGACAAACTTCTCAAACTGAGAAGCACTTTACAATTTGGGGCTGGATTACGATGCAAGTTCAACATATCCAGGGTATCTTCACATTGGCAGCCCTGAATCTGGATGGAGCTGGTTATCAATTGGCTCAGTTAACCCTGGGTGTCCTTATCCCGCTCTAGATCTCAATCTTAACCTACACTGGAGCAGGTTGGCCGTTCACCATAAGTTACCACGATGATTTAGAACGTGGACTGAAATACCAGAGTTAAACCAGCAGTTCTCTCGCTAACACAATTTCTGCCTCGTAGTACAGGCCCCAGATCTGATTTGTGACATTCGATAATGTCTCTTatttagaagaaaaaacaatacatcCAGTTTTCTGCCCCAGTTTGTCATTTAAAGTGCAATCTCATCTTGTCAGGTACTAAATCATTGAAGAGGAGGGGTTGTGGTTTAAGGTTGACCTTGAAGAGGAAGGCAATCACAAATGACTTCAAGTAGATTttgcttttgattttattttacaaaaaaaatactcaatgtattttttattcatgttagaAAATATAGTAACAGTGCGATATATCACATTTTTACAAGCACAGAAAGACgtagagaaaaagaaaaccaagagtccataaagaggaagaggaggaatgaggGCGTGTGTGCCTCTTCCTCACCATCCGAAACGAGACACTAGCTTGCTCTGGTCATCCAAATCTTTCTGAACCTTCTTCCTCATGTAGAAGATGGGACAATCccggctgcagaggagagagggggacattactaaatgaaaaacaactgcCAGTGTGTTTCTGCATTAAACACAGTTATATGAAACGTGCTTGTGTTTCTACAGTATATGTACCTGGTACAGAGCACATCCTCATGCAGGGAACCTTGACACCTCTGACATTGAGTCCACAGGCGAGAGAAACGTTCCTCCAGTGTGTTCATGTGAAAGATCTGTAATTTAAAAGCTAAATGTAAGCAACACTTTAAGACATTTGTTTGCAGATACTAGTCCTTGTAATTTATAGTTATTTGCTTCACAAATACAGTCGATGTGGAAAAACTAAATCACAGCCGCCTGGTCTACAGcagcaaaaaggaaaataactgGTCACAGGGACTCAATTTGGTTGGATATTGAAATCTGCTGTGTTTAACTCAATCTACCAAAAATTTGATATCAAATTCTCTCTAATTGATTTAAGCTCTGAAAAGCTACCTAACAGCAAAATGATAAACACAAGAGAACATTTTCAGAGCTGGGACTTAAACCAAATCAACTTTAAACCTCG
Above is a genomic segment from Pleuronectes platessa chromosome 16, fPlePla1.1, whole genome shotgun sequence containing:
- the zgc:55558 gene encoding GTPase KRas; its protein translation is MTEYKLVVVGAGGVGKSALTIQLIQNHFVDEYDPTIEDSYRKQVVIDGETCLLDILDTAGQEEYSAMRDQYMRTGEGFLCVFAINNIKSFEDVHLYREQINRVKDSDSVPMVLVGNKSDLGTRNVESRQAQELARSYGVPFVETSAKTRQGVEEAFYSLVREIRKYKETNRSNKKSKKNTQKRRCLIL